The genomic DNA GAGATCCTCTCGAAGAGCTCTAGATCCAGGGTTGCTGTTAACCTCTCGAAGATATCTAGATACGCATCCGAGGGAGAGGTTATAGTGGTTCCGGGGAAGGTGCTAGGGGCTGGTATACTTAATAAAAGGGTTACAATAGCTGCTGCACATTTCTCCAAAACAGCTATAGAGAAGATAGAGAAAGCCGGTTCTAGACATATGCATATACTAGATCTTATAAAGGAGAATCCAAGGGGTAGTGGTGTGAGGGTGATTATATGAGCTCCATAAAATCTATTCTAGAGGAGGTCTCTAAAATAGCTGGCCAGAGCAAGGTGGTTGTTATAGATGCCCAGAACACGATTCTAGGTAGGATGTGTACGATCATAGCAAAGCTATTGCTAGAGGGATACAGAGTATATGTTGTTAATGCGGAGAAGGCTGTAGTATCTGGCGAGAGGAGGAGGGTTATAGAGGGATACAAGCTATTCCTCGAGGTAAGAACGCATAGAAACCCATATAAAAGGGGTATTAGGAGGCCTAGAACACCTATAAATATTATTAAGAGGACTGTTAGGGGTATGCTGCCTAAGGAGAATACAAAGGGTTTCGAGGCTCTGAGGAGGTTAAAGGTA from Sulfolobales archaeon includes the following:
- a CDS encoding 50S ribosomal protein L18e, with translation MRRTGPTNYVLRITIDELRKAASRNRAPIWRYVAEILSKSSRSRVAVNLSKISRYASEGEVIVVPGKVLGAGILNKRVTIAAAHFSKTAIEKIEKAGSRHMHILDLIKENPRGSGVRVII
- a CDS encoding 50S ribosomal protein L13, which translates into the protein MAGQSKVVVIDAQNTILGRMCTIIAKLLLEGYRVYVVNAEKAVVSGERRRVIEGYKLFLEVRTHRNPYKRGIRRPRTPINIIKRTVRGMLPKENTKGFEALRRLKVYVGVPEELSRLPRIRILDADVSRLAGKYVYLADIARELGWRG